GCTACAGGAGCTATACCCTATGATCCTGCGAAACTTGATTATCTCGGTTATGGCAAGTACGAAAATGTCATTACCGGCCGTCAAATGGAAGAATTGGCTTCCAAAGGCAAAATTGTTCGTCCGGACGGCAAAGAAGTCCAAAGCATCGCTTTCATTCAATGTGCCGGATCACGTGATCCTGAACATTTACCCTACTGTTCAGCAACCTGCTGCGTCGAGTCTTTGAAGCAAGCTTCCTATATTAAAGAGCAAAATCCTGAAGCCAATGTCTTTATTTTCTATAAAGATATGCGTACTCCAGGTCAATACGAACGCCTTTATCAACAGGCACAAAAAGATGGAGCTATTTTCGTCCGCGGAGAAATCAGCGGGATTACAGAAGACGGGGATAAGAACCTGCTCATAGAGGCTTCGGATATTTTGTCCGGAGCAAATATTACAACCGAAGGCGTCGATATGGTGGTCTTAGCTAACGGCATGGTTCCCACCACGGCCTTAGGAGAAGACGCAGCTGCAAAAGAAGGGGATAAAGAAGAAGAGAAAAAAGAAGAGGACGGACCGAAACCGGAAATCATTCTTAAATCCAATCTTTTGAATCTGTCTTATCGCCAAGGACCGGAAATGCCGACTTTAAAATATGGTTTTGCAGATTCTCATTTTATCTGCTTCCCTTATGAAACACGTCGTACAGGAATTTATGCTGCCGGCAGCGTAAGAGCACCTATGGATGAACTTTCATCCATTGAAGATGCTACGGGAGCTGCTCTGAAAGCAATTCAATGTATAGAATCAAGCATCAAAGGTGTGGCAGTACACCCTCGTGTCGGCGACATGTCCTTCCCGGACTTTGCAATGTCGAGATGTACGCAATGTAAACGCTGTACCGTTGAATGTCCCTTCGGTGCTATTAATGAAGATGACAAATTCAATCCTCTGCCCAACCCGACCCGCTGCCGTCGCTGCGGAATCTGTATGGGTGCTTGTCCGGAGCGGATTATTACCTTTAAAAACTACTCGGTGCCAATGATCGGCAATATGTTAAAAGCCATCGAAGTTCCTGATGAGGATGAAGAAAAACCAAGAATTCTCATCTTCGCTTGTGAAAATGATGCCTACCCAGCCTTGGATATGGCAGGTATTAACAAACTTCAATATAATGCCTGGGTTCGCGTGATCCCTCTAAGATGTTTAGGCTCATTGAGCTTAGTGTGGATTGCCGACAGTATGTCCCAAGGAATTGACGGAATTTATCTCCTGGGATGTAAACATGGCGACGATTATCAGTGCCACTTCATTAAAGGCAGTGAATTGGCAGCCACAAGAATCTCAAAAGTGTCCGAGACGTTAGACAGACTGGATCTTGAGTCGGAACGTGTACGGATGGATCAAATTTCCATTGCTGACTATGACAAGTTACCGGCTATGTTGGATGATTTCGCTAAGAGACTTGAAGAACTTGGACCTAACCCTTATAAAGGGTTCTAATCGGATCTAAGGTAAGGGGACAGATCGCCTAAATAAAGACTTGCTTTAGAGAGGAAGATGTCTCCCATCAGTATAGAAAAGGAGCAGTATTATGGATGAAATAAAAGAAGTTTCTCTGGAGATGAGAGAATATATTATTTCTTCAGGAGCCGAAACACTCAACTGGTGTATGCAGTGCGGCCTCTGCACCAATCTTTGTCCATACCGACAGGTCCCAGGCGAGCTTAGCGAAGTATTTAATATTCGTAAAATGCAGCGTCAAGGACAACTCGGCTTGGAAGGTTTCGACGATGAAGCGGTTCTCTTTGCCTGTGTTACCTGCGGCATGTGTCAATCAAACTGTCCGAGAAGTGTTGAGATTATTAAAAACGTTCGTTCCATGCGGAATACCATCGTTGGAGCAGGCATCCTGCCCAGTCATTTAAGACCTGTTGCAGGAAGTCTCCATGCCAATGGCAACCCCTGGACCGGACCTAAAGAAAAGAGAGCTGACTGGCTCGAAGGCTTAAATGTTCCGGCTTTCTCGGCTGATACCGAATATCTTCTCTATGTTTGCTGTACTTCTTGTTATGACACCCGCAGTCAAAAAATTGCTAAGAGCGTTGTTAAACTCTTACAACAAGCTGGAGTTAGCTTCGGAGTGTTAACCGCTGAAGAAAACTGCTGCGGTGAGACCATTCGTAAGATTGGTGATGAGGAGCTCTTCACTAAATTAGCGGAATCGAATATCAAGCTCTTTAATGAAAAAGGTGTCAAGAAGATTATTACAACCTCTCCTCACTGCCTCTATGCCTTTAAGCAAGATTATCCGGAGCTTGGCGGTGAGTATGAAGTAATGCATTATTCTGAGCTTCTGAGTACGCTTTTAAAAGATGGCAAGCTTTCATTGCCCGGTGAAATCGCTAAAAAAGTTACATTCCATGATCCGTGTTATTTAGGACGTCACAATTTGGTTTACGATGCACCCAGAGAATTGCTAGGAGCGGTCCCGGGTGTAGAGTTTGTTGAATTGGATCGTGCTAAGAATAAGAGCTTATGCTGCTCAGGCGGAGGCGGCCGCATTTGGGCTGAGGTGCCCTTTGGAGAGCGTTTCGGCGAGCTGAGAATCAATGATGCTGTCAAGCAAAATGCTGATGTTATTGTTACGGCATGTCCCTATTGCATAACAATGCTGGATGATGCCTGCGCCGGACTAGAAAAAAATGATGTCTTAAAAGTTATGGAAATGTCCGAATTCCTTTGCGAATCTATTGAAAAATAAACCTGGTTAGTACGATGTTCAGCTAACCTCATGCTATAAGTAATGAGGAAAACAACTACATGGCTTATAGCTATGAGGTTAGCTAACTCATAATGGTGAAAAATTTTTCAAAGTTTAAGTGAAGGGGGGGATGCCAGAAACACTGTTTATGCAGAGTCTCATCCGGCAGACAAATGTTGGCAGTGAGCAGGATAATACAGGTTTCTGCGGTATACTCACATTCATTATAAAAATTAAGGAGGACTTGACAAATGTCAAAATTAGTACCACCTCATGGCGGAAAGTTAACACCGGTATTACTTCCTGAATCACAAAGAGCGGATGCTTTAGCCAAGGCTAAAACATTACCAGTGATTCGCATGACTTCCAGAGAAACTTCTGACCTATTAATGATTGGGATGGGTGCATTCAGCCCTCTGACCGGCTTTATGGACAAAGCCAATTATGAAAGTGTTGTAGAAACCAAACACTTAACCAATGGTTTAGCATGGCCTCTTCCAATTACCGTATCAGTTACTCGTGAACAAGCTGAAACCATTAAAGTAGGCATGGAAGTCGCATTAGTTGATGATGAAACAGATACCTATTGCGGTATTTTAACTGTTAGTGATAAATATGAATACGACAAAGTC
This Desulfosporosinus orientis DSM 765 DNA region includes the following protein-coding sequences:
- a CDS encoding hydrogenase iron-sulfur subunit translates to MDKKTGVYICTGCSIGESLDVEGLSKVATKEGKVPVCKSHPFLCGQEGINLIKSDIENEGVNTVLIAACSPRVNYDVFEFDPSVIMERVNLREQVIWSQPADDEDTQMMAEDYMRMGIAKIKHIDLPEPYQGQNMVKTLLVVGGGLTGMTAALEAAKAGYKAVLVEKSPVLGGWMNGLFKQVPRKAPFTAPEEVDIAELVKEVEENPDVTVYTSAEIQEIAGAPGMFDAAINQNGTTITERVGSVVLATGAIPYDPAKLDYLGYGKYENVITGRQMEELASKGKIVRPDGKEVQSIAFIQCAGSRDPEHLPYCSATCCVESLKQASYIKEQNPEANVFIFYKDMRTPGQYERLYQQAQKDGAIFVRGEISGITEDGDKNLLIEASDILSGANITTEGVDMVVLANGMVPTTALGEDAAAKEGDKEEEKKEEDGPKPEIILKSNLLNLSYRQGPEMPTLKYGFADSHFICFPYETRRTGIYAAGSVRAPMDELSSIEDATGAALKAIQCIESSIKGVAVHPRVGDMSFPDFAMSRCTQCKRCTVECPFGAINEDDKFNPLPNPTRCRRCGICMGACPERIITFKNYSVPMIGNMLKAIEVPDEDEEKPRILIFACENDAYPALDMAGINKLQYNAWVRVIPLRCLGSLSLVWIADSMSQGIDGIYLLGCKHGDDYQCHFIKGSELAATRISKVSETLDRLDLESERVRMDQISIADYDKLPAMLDDFAKRLEELGPNPYKGF
- a CDS encoding (Fe-S)-binding protein; this translates as MDEIKEVSLEMREYIISSGAETLNWCMQCGLCTNLCPYRQVPGELSEVFNIRKMQRQGQLGLEGFDDEAVLFACVTCGMCQSNCPRSVEIIKNVRSMRNTIVGAGILPSHLRPVAGSLHANGNPWTGPKEKRADWLEGLNVPAFSADTEYLLYVCCTSCYDTRSQKIAKSVVKLLQQAGVSFGVLTAEENCCGETIRKIGDEELFTKLAESNIKLFNEKGVKKIITTSPHCLYAFKQDYPELGGEYEVMHYSELLSTLLKDGKLSLPGEIAKKVTFHDPCYLGRHNLVYDAPRELLGAVPGVEFVELDRAKNKSLCCSGGGGRIWAEVPFGERFGELRINDAVKQNADVIVTACPYCITMLDDACAGLEKNDVLKVMEMSEFLCESIEK